The segment GCGATCGTGCTCCTTGAACCTGCGGCGCGCGAGCGCGTTCCAGAGCTCCTTGAGCTCGGGCCGAAGCTCGAGGAGCCGCTGATCGGTCCGCGCCTCCCAATAGACGTGCCCGGCGCGCTGCACCCGGAAGTGGGCGACGAGGAGCTGCGGGACGACGTGGTTGTGCGCGACCACGTCCGCGCCGAGGTGTGCGATGTACCCGAGGACGAACGCCTCTCTGTCGTCGCCCTCCTCGTTCGCCGCACGGAGCAGCGATCGCGCCACGTCCCACGAGTGGCTGTGCTCTCCCTTGCGGGCGAGGTTCTTGGCGACGACGGCGTCGGCCGCGAGCGCGCCGTAGAGGAAGTCGTCGCGGTGGCGCGCGAGGAGCCGGAGCAGCACGGGCGCCACGGCCACCGCGCCCTCGAGGATCAGCGAGGCGGCGTCGAGGTGTGCGACCGGCCCCCATGCCGCGGCCGCGGCCGGGATGAGCAAGAGAGTCGCTGCGGCGAGCGCGCCGAAGCCCCTGGAGCATGACCGCATCGCCGCCACATTACCCCCGGCGGGCCGGCCTGTCGAACGGGGCAGCGGCGCCCCATTCATATGGGGCCGCGGAACGCGGGTTGGGGTATAATGGCGACGAACAAAGGAGGAGACATGCGCTCCCAAAACCGGATTGTCTGGATGATCGTCGCCGGTCTCGCCGCGCTCTTCGCGACGGCCGCGTGCGACGACGAGGGCGGGAACTCGCGGCTCGACGACGGCACGCCGCCCGACGCCGACAGCGACGGCGACTCGGACGGCGACGCGGACGAGTGCACCGACGTCGCCTGGGGCTCGGGCCTCGCGGTCGGTGAGCCGGTGGCCAACTGGACGCAGGTCGGCTACCTCGACGCCAACGGCGACGGCCTCGTGGAGGAGGAGGAGGTCGAGTTCTCTCTCCAGGACATCAACTGCGACGGCGTGGACTCGATCGTCTTGATGATCGGGAGCACGACGTGACCCTCCTGCCCTGACTGGTTCAGTCAGGTCGGAGCGGTGGAAGACCAGATCAACGACGCGGGCGGCGCGGTGTTCGCGGTGTACACCAACGGCGGGGCGCCGATGCCGATCGCGGACGCCTTTCCCTACATCTCTCCGTACTTCGCCGGGGGCTACTTCACCGGGGCGATGCCGCCGATCTCGATCGCGTTCACGCCGTACTCGGCGGTGATCGACATGCGCACCGGCGAGGTGATCGCGGTGGACACGGCATCGGCGTACCTGTCCGTCAGCGACATCCTCGCGGCGGTCGGTTCGGGCGGCTGATCGCGCCCTTCGCGCGCGCGCGTGCGGCTCCTGGCCACTCGTGAATTGACTTGACCGTGTGAGCGCTGCAAAATAACACGCCATTTGGAACCAGTTTGGCGTGGGCACGACGCGCCGTCGCCCCGCCGGAGGACCTGCTGAGTCGATGCCGAAGCTCGCGCTGCGCTTCATCTCCGGAAAGTACAAGGGGGGCGAGTTCCTCCTGAAGGAGGGCAAGGAGGTCGTCGTCGGGCGCTCCTCCGAGCTCGACATCGTGCTCATGGAGGACATGGTCTCGCGCCGCCACGCGGTGCTCGTCCAGCGCGGCGACAAGATCCACGTCGAGGATCGGGGCAGCACGAACGGCACGTTCGTCAACGGCGAGAAGATCTCCGCGGCGATCGTCGGCAAGGGCGATCGCGTCCTCATCGGCACCTCGATCATGAAGGTGGTGGACGCGAGCGAGGACGCGGCGATCGTCACCGGGGCGGCCACCGCGGAGCGCCGGCCGCGGTACCAGGACATGGGGCGCACGACGATGCACAGCGGCGCGCGCTCGATGACCGGGACGATCGCCGAGGTGCCGCTCCCGGATCTGATCCAGCTCTTCAGCTCGAGCAAGAAGACCGGCACGCTCGTCGTGATCCTGGGGTCGACCATCGCCCGGATCCACCTCGACCACGGGAAGATCGTCCACGCCAGCCTGAGCGACACGCCGGGGCTGCCGTCCATGAAGGCGATCGCGCGCGTGCTGTCCTGGGAGGACGGCACGTTCGAGCTCGTCGGCCCGGAGCCGCACGCGAGCGCGGAGCTGCTCAACCTGCCGACCGAGCACATCCTGATGGAGGGGCTGCGCCAGCTCGACGAGATGCGGCACAAGCAGACCAAGCTGCCGCCGCCGCAGACTCGGATCGACGTCGTCCGCCCGCTCGAGGCCAGGCTCTCGGAGCTCACGCCGGCCGAGCTCGACGTGTTCCAGCTCGCGCTCTGTGCGCCGATCACAGTGCAGGGCGTCTTCGACCGCGCCGCCGCGAACGACAGCGAGGCCGCGGCGATCCTCGACAAGCTGCTCAAGAAGAAGTACCTGACCGCCGAAGCCGCGAAGTAGCCGCGCGCCCGAAGGCCGCCCGCGGGTCCAACGTCTCGTACGACGCGAGCATCCGTGCTATCCATGGCTGAAATGTCGCGACCCGCGCACCTTCTCTCGCTCCTCGTCCCCCTCGCCGCCGCCCTCGCGGAGCGCGGGGCGCTCGCGCAGGACGACGCGGCCGCGGCGGCGTTCACCCCACCGAAGCTCCTCGAGTACGTGCGGGCCGACTACCCGGCCGAGGCGTTCGCGCGAGGGCTCGAGGCGGCGGTGCCGGCGCGCCTGGACGTCGACGAGAACGGCCTCGTCACGGAGGTGGAGATCCTCGAGCCCGCGGGCCACGGGTTCGACGAGGCGGCGCGCGACGCGATGCTGCAGTTCGTGTTCTCCCCGGCCGAGCAGGGCGGCGTGCCGATCCCCTCGCGGGTCGACTACCGGTACACGTTCTTCATCGAGAAGGCCGAGCCCGTCCCGGCGGCGGCGGCGCCCCCGGCCGCGACGCTCGCGGGCGTCGTTTCGGACATGGGCGGCCTCCCGATCCCGGGCGCGTCGATCGTGCTGACGCCGCTCGGGGGCGCGGCGGGGGGAGCGGACGGCGGGGCTGGTCCCGAGGAGATCCCGCTCGCGAGCG is part of the Pseudomonadota bacterium genome and harbors:
- a CDS encoding DUF4388 domain-containing protein, producing MPKLALRFISGKYKGGEFLLKEGKEVVVGRSSELDIVLMEDMVSRRHAVLVQRGDKIHVEDRGSTNGTFVNGEKISAAIVGKGDRVLIGTSIMKVVDASEDAAIVTGAATAERRPRYQDMGRTTMHSGARSMTGTIAEVPLPDLIQLFSSSKKTGTLVVILGSTIARIHLDHGKIVHASLSDTPGLPSMKAIARVLSWEDGTFELVGPEPHASAELLNLPTEHILMEGLRQLDEMRHKQTKLPPPQTRIDVVRPLEARLSELTPAELDVFQLALCAPITVQGVFDRAAANDSEAAAILDKLLKKKYLTAEAAK
- a CDS encoding zinc dependent phospholipase C family protein, with the protein product MRSCSRGFGALAAATLLLIPAAAAAWGPVAHLDAASLILEGAVAVAPVLLRLLARHRDDFLYGALAADAVVAKNLARKGEHSHSWDVARSLLRAANEEGDDREAFVLGYIAHLGADVVAHNHVVPQLLVAHFRVQRAGHVYWEARTDQRLLELRPELKELWNALARRRFKEHDRFLAAHLTPTLFPNRVSARLYRHTLDVLRRGTWQRAISRVDERSRLALPQEELLRWRSLALEASRKALNNPWSERLAHLDPTGRDALRRAAAERRALRKLMRGAPVGEVEEAHRLAMARMRVVDVNLFEPDD